The sequence below is a genomic window from Silene latifolia isolate original U9 population chromosome 7, ASM4854445v1, whole genome shotgun sequence.
AGTTCCTTCACCACCCCTATATCTTCCCTACACCATCATTTTCATGTCTTTCTCCTGACCTCCTTTATGCCGTAACAATTAGATTCAATCCAAGCTAGCCCTAATAAATATTTACCATTGCCATTGCAACTGAGCCTAGGATTAAAGAGTTGAAATAGACAGTAAGTGACTTTGTTGTAGATGATCCAAGTCATCCAACCAAGAATTCCAAACCAAACAATAGTTAACGGCACAGAGCTAACCACTAATGCATATGCATGAGATGAAAAGACAGAGCAAATCTCTTACTTTCCTGATTTTCCGTAAGCATCAATCAGAGTGTTGTAAGTGACTGTGCTGGGCTTGATTCCCTGTGATACCATATCAGAAAGCAGCATAGAGACTTTATCAAAGGCAGAGACTTGCAGACACGATTTTATAAGGATCGAGTACGTATATACATCAGGTCTGCAGTTAGGATTGTTCTTCATATACTCGAGCAATGTGAATGCTTCATTAAACTGACCGCTCCTACTGTATGCTGACAAGAGAGCAGTGTATACTTCATGATTTATGAAGCATCCCTCATCAACCATGGCCTGAAATAGTTCTTGTGCCTTTTGAGGTTGCTTACACTTTCCAAGCATGACAATTAGTTTAACATATATGCCAGAGTCGGGCCTATACCACAATTGCTCCCGCAGGAGCTCAAAAACCTGCATTGTATGACAAGGTGACAATCTTAGTAATCATAGTAGATTGTCAAAGCTCTTGTTAGATTTGCCAGCTTATTAGTAATGATCCACTGTTACTGAAGAATGAAGCGTAATGCTATTTtgatccaacaacaacaacattactccaGTGTCTCAATGGCTACCGCAAATTGCGAGGTAAGAGGGgatcggatgtacgcagccttacccttgtgttagcaacacaaagaggttgtttccgaatgaccaaagatgaaaattgcgtcgagaactgcattaAAGGACCGCTACTTTAGTGAGCTATTTTGATTTATTCCCCATCATAATCCATACCCAAAGAGTAATGCTGCTTTGATCAAGGGGTCAAATTAGGCCAGTTATGATAGAAGTTGTAGACCACTCAACCTAGGTCAGACAAAACGTTGATGAGCATTGCAAAATAGTTGTCTGCTAAATTATCAGATTAATCAAGGTTCATATGCTTGATAACTCTATTGAAAATAACTGAAAATGGAAACAAAACCATCCATATATATAAATAGGCTTGTGATTGGGGATCCCATATGAAATTCAGAGGCTTGTATCATTTGGAACAAGTACCTACTAGCCCCCTTCACCCTATAAGAAAGACAGAAGATTGTTTTTGAAGGAGTAGATATCCGCCCACCCTTGTTCCATCCCATATGTTGTAATTTTGTTATTGTACATGCTCTCTATTAGAATTCAAAACGGCCTGGCAATACCTGAAACTGAAAGGAGAGAGAGCGCTCACTTCATAAGCCTAGGGGAACTCCATCTTTCCTAAAACTAATTGGCAATAGGAGAACTCCTAGGCTTTTAAAAGTGACTAATTCTCTACTCCACCACCAATGTGGGACTTCACATGTGGGTTTCTTGCATTCCAACACTCCCCCTCACAATGTGACTAATGCTCTTAAATAACCAAGGATGACACCAAGGGCTGCAATGGAGTTGGAACAGAGATACGGAATCCTCTAAAGAGAGGGCCCTCTTGCAGTGGCAGGCCATGTCAGAATTCGCCACACCCAAAAGGAGAGAGGGGGCTCACTTCATAAGCCCAAGGGACAGCCCATTtcgaattctaacacttaacacTCTCAAAGCATGTATAATAGTAACAGATACAGAACACCTATTGTTCTCTCAGTTTACACTCTTACATTGGAGAGTAAAACACCACAATTCAGGCATCATAAGAAACAATGCACTTTGCTCAAGTAGAATGCTGTGCCAAGTTAACTTTCAAGGATGATAGATTCACACTCTTACTTATTACAGCAGAATTTTAATCCTCATCAATAACTAGAAGTATATGATATCACAGCTCTGTTTAGAGTAAAGCTAATCACATTCCTCTAACAAACAACAATGGATAGAGCTGTTGTAATGACAATTATGAGATTAGTTGGCAAATGTCCATCTACACTCTCCTTACATGGCAGCATACATGATTCACTCAGCAATTAGCTGAACTCCCTGTCTCCCTCGTTTACCTGTTTTATTCTTTGTAacggggtattttaatcaaaaggtaaacaaatcattgggacggagggagtaatatttttaCATAACCAAAAACAACAATCATTTAGGGCCGTTCTTTCAGGCTAAAACTATATGAACTAAACTTAActtctaaaacccaaattaaattaaattaaattgaattgaattgatacTTGATAGGACCTCACCTGAACATTACTGAACTTAAGTCCAAAAGAATCGGACTTAACCTGAACTAAACGGACTAAAATGAACTTAACTTATAAAACccgaactgaattgaacttatagaaCATGGCTTGAACTGAAATTACCGAAAATTAAGTCGAAAAGAACGGTACCTTAACACTACATTATGCAACTAACCAAAGAAAAAACACAAATTCTTTGAAATACCCAATTAAAAACTAatcatcaaaaacccaaaacaataatCAAAAACACAAAATAATGCAAATTAATTAAGAAAAAGGATACCTTGAGGGCAGATTCCCAACGAAGAGCAGTAATTCTCTCATGAAGAGCTTCAAGAACAGTTCTAGGCAACAATCTCTTAGAACTAATCCCTTTCTTTTTCTCAATCACTGCTTTAGTAGCTTCCCTTCTAAGTATTACTGAAATTGccttttttgatgcaatttttgtgttaattacttgttttctttcttttgcttctTGTGAATTGTTCTTCTCCAATGAAAGTCCCCATCTTTTCTGGGTGTTTGAGAGTGTAATGGAAGACGATGAAGATGGAGATGGGTCAGGGTTTGGGTTTGACGGTTCTGGAAATGGGTCGGGTCTGGTGGTGGGTTTGGAGCGGGGTGTGGTTAATGAGGTGCGTGTGGGTGTGGAGCGGTGGTTAGGAATTGGTGGGAAGGGAAATGTGGGTCCTTGAAGTGAGGCCATGTTGGTTTCCGGAAGTGAGTTCACAACTTTTTTAGATGGATAAGTAAACCTGGCTGCTAAaggtcgtcgacaaattactaaatatcgtcgacaattttaattAACTTCCTAATTTGCCCCTCTCTCACACTCCCCCTaatattttcctttttattcaaaAACTACCTATcacattccaaattttgaaaaaaaaaaacccgactcagattttgaagaaaaaaacccgacacaaacgtatcgaccgcatcatttccgtcacgaattcaaacattcaacaaggTATGTGATTCGAGATTAAAATTTTTTTGTAGTATTTTGCTTAGTTTGTAAATgtgtgacggaattaggatagttGCCAAATtagtgacggaattaggatagatgctttGAATTCAATCGGATTGAGTCGTGTTACGCGAAAATCAAACGGAATAATCGAAACAattaatcgaaaaaaaaaaaaaaaaaaaagagcacgAAAAACTGGGCTGAGACGTTGGGTTTCTTCGTCCCAGACCCAGGCCAGACGAAGGGATTTCTCGTCTCATGTGGGCTTTGGACGAAGAAATCATTAAATGCTGGGGCTTGGTGTTGGACGAAGGATTTCTTTGCAGCCCAAGTGTTGGACGAAGGAATTCTTCGTCTGGCCcaagttgttgttttttttttttttttttttttttttttgttttggaatttgtcgttacttttttttttttttttttttttttttttttttttaaataaattttattccGTCTTGTTTTATTATCGTTATAAAGTAATAATTGTTGTTCGTGGCGAAGTCGttgtaaatatatattttttccgtctcgttttgtcgatgtaaaatataaattaattattactaataaactTCTTTTggggatattttgtttttttatttattttttaatttacataaacttatatttataaattgtttgttttattaatttaagtaatcaagttgttgtaaatatgtttttgttgcgtctcgtttagtttacgtaaaatattaattaattattattaataaaccccgttccgggttactttgttatttttttttaatttttaatttacttaaacttatatttataaattgtttgttttattttttgaatAGATGGCCGGTGGAGGAAATGACCGTCAAGTTCGAGCTCGAAAGGGGCTCCAGTTCGAGTCTGATGTTGGAGATGGTAGTACCGATTCGTGGACTGATGAGCGGTTGGAGGAGGAGCTGGTTCGGTCAGGTGATGTGATAGGTGAGGAGGAGGCGGGTATTGAGCGAGTGCGTAGGGTGCCACGTAGACGGAATGAGGAGGGGCGTTTCGAGCGGAGGTCGGATGGTAGTTCTAGTAGTGTGGTGGCtccgaagaagaagtcgggtaagGATGTCTCTTGGTTGATCGATCATCGTGTTCCTGGTGGTCCTGACTTTCCCCACGTGATTCCTAGCTTCGGGGGCCACATTGCCAACACCATATGGGCGACTCCTAATGAGGTTGGTCGACCAGTTTTGACGGGTTACCACCGGTTTGGTAAGacgaggttgttgagttgttggcCACTCCCTCCGGCCGTTAAGACTATTTATGACGGTACTGGTCTttctcacctattagattccatggccgagaattataacatgccccttatttctgcttttgttgagagatggcaacccgacaccaacggtttttcacatgccttttggggagatgTCCATACTCCTTCACGATGTTGCGCAGATCTTAGGCGTTCGGGTTGATGGTAACTGTTGTAAGGTGGAGAGTAATGACGGGACGTTGGCGGATCCCCTTATGTATGTATGTGGCTTCTTTGCGATTTCATCAGAGAAGTTGAGGTTGCCGTTAAACTCTACTAAGAAGGTCCCTATTTACAAGAGTGGGGGTATATTGGTAGATGCAGTTTGTGAAACGGCGAGAGGTAATTGTGATGTTGTTTTTGCTCGGGGTTTTTGGTCGTGGTGTTGGGGTCGACACTTTTTGTCGACAAATCGTGTGATAGGTTACGTCCTCGTTGTTTCCTTTAGTGTATGATATCGATGGTGTACACGACTACGCTTGGGGAGCCGGTGTACTTGCCTTCATGTACCGACAGTTGGGGTGGCTTCACGTCTTTGGTGTGAAGACTATTGGTGGTTGCTTGACCTTGTTGCAATCGTGGATCTATGAGTATTTTCCTATGTTCAGACCCGGTCCACCTTCGGCAATTGACCCTACTCAGCCTCGGTCGTGTTCTTGGAGATCCGTTGGTCCTTTCGCTCAAAATGCggagaaattgttggagtatcgGAGGTTGTTAGATGGGCTTACTTGTGCTTCCATTAGGTGGGATCCGTACGGGCCGCGTCAGGAGGAGTATCATCCTCGTACTTTGTATACCGGTTGTATTCGTTTCATGGACATAGCGGAACCGTACCAGCCTGATCGGTGTTTACGACAGTTTGGGTATGTGCAGATCATACCCAATCCCATTATGAGATTGACAGCGCATCGTCCTGCTTCGGGGATAGGGTACGAGGTTAGGGCTGGGATTGCGGAGACTGATCATCTTTGGGATTGCTGGGAGGATCACGTGGTTCAGCTTTCTCGTAAATCGAGACCAGTTACTATCCCGGGTGAGACGGAGCCAGATTATGTGACTTGGTATAATGGGAATTCTCAAATCACCAATGGTGTAGCCGACCTCAAGTGGTGCGCAATACGTTGTGCCGAAACTCCCCGTAGTCGTGGTAGCAGTGGTAGACGGTGTACCGGGGCCCGTTTGAGTGGACCGGGGGGTTCTATACGGAGTAAAACGAACCGACGGAGTAGAACGGGGAGTAGACGACGGAGTAACAGGAACCGTCGGAGTAGAACGGGGGGTACTAGACGGAGTACGTTGGGAAGACGGAGTACCTACTCGAACACGAACCCGTGCATGCTCAACGGCGGACGGATCTCTACGAGTTCCCCTACTCGGACGTCCTCTAGGGTTCTCGTTCACCCTAGGCTCGTTTACATCCTCCTCTTGCGGATGTATCTGAGAGTAAAGGGCATCGAACATGGATGATCTCATACTCGGATCTGCATTCCGAATTTCATCGAATAACTCCTCCAATCGATCATCATCACAAGTCGGCATTGCCTCCGAACCATCGTACTCCAACTTCCTCCAAAATGCATGTAACACATCAACAGGGACCCGAGATCCGTTTCTAGAAATGCGGTGAAGTGAACAAGCACATAACAAACCAAGTGTAGTAGCCTTTACACAACCGCAATCGATCGTCAAGGCATCTTCCGTCATCTTGGCACCTCTTTCGAATTCTTTACGCAATTCACTGATGGCAttctttgatattttgcaagaaagTCTAGAAAATAATCGCTGAATCCCCGTCAACCGCCTCGATCTAGATAACTCCAACGAGTGTCGGATCTCAACATGTTGCGTTTCCATCAAAGAATGAAACCGACTCCAGATGCTATCAATCGCCGGTTTCGCTATTGACCATCTCTTCAAATTCGCATGAGCCGACTCAACCCGGGATGTAGAAGTATTGCCAAAATGAGTTATGTTGTTCGTTCTATACTTGGCCCATTTTTCCAAGTGCGGGAACCATTGCCCCTCAATATAAGCCGCCACTCCCGCCCATTCCCTTGCCAATTTGCCCCACGCAACATTAAACTTTTCTTCGGTTTCCGCCTCGACAACCGCAGTAAACAAAGTAAAGGTGACGTGCTTAGCCCACTTATCCTGACTCGTGATATCAAGTGCTTTCGTCTCCACGTTAGAATATATATGCCAAAGACATAGCAAGTGAGAcgaatccggaaaaacaatgtgaATCGCGTTCAACAAACCTCTCTCGCAATCAGTAACAATAGCATTAGGTTGAACGGCATCATTGAGCAAGGCCTTCAATTTCCGTAGGACCCACAGATATTTCTCCTCCGACTCATGCGTCACAAGAGCATACGCGATGACAAAGCTCTTCCCGACGGGTGTGACTCCAACCATCtcaacaagcggaagacggtatTCATTTGTCTTGTACGTGGAATCGATCTGTACCACATAATAGTATGATCGAAACATCTTAACCGCTTCTGGATGAGCCATGAACACGTGGGTTAGCTCATCGGTCTCCTGATCAGTGACCCAATAATGAACGTACTTATGCTGAACCGCAAGTGCTAACATCTGTTGTGCCGGGTTTCTCCCATCTCTTTCCTCGACCCTTACTTTCTGAGAACGGTTGTAGATTTGTCGCCGATTAGGTCTTGACTTTTCCGGATTCGCGATGTAAACCCGCACTAATAATTGCCGGTCTAACGTGAGCTCTAACTTGGGCATCGATATAAGccaactcctcgtcatcaaactttgcaaagtatctgtcgccgtcacaatacaacgttaAACCATGATTATGAAACCCGGATCTCATCACAAGCTGCCACTTATTCTCTTCTAATTCAACAACTTTCATTGAAAATTTGCAATTGCACCACGCGGTAGCGGTGTTACCCCTCGTTAAAGAATCGGCATCCTTATTTACGGGACCTTTTCCACCCATCCGACAAACAAAATAACGTTGTCTCAAATTCGTGTTACGACCTACTTTCTTGTTGCTTGCTTtttttataccaaacccgagtCGGAGCCCGATCTCATATGCCCAATTAAACGCTTCAGTACTAGATGCAAAAAATCTCGTTGTCGTAAAATGATCTGAGTAATCAACACCGTCTCCATCGTTAATCACCTGCGCACGCATTTCAACAAGTTAGTTATTAATTCAATTATTTGCTACGGGACTAGTCGAagtaaatataaaataatataaaattaataCAAACACGGTAATAAGTTATTttttacaaaacgagtcggaaatgTTAAAGATATAAATTTCATATAAAGACggcatttaattattttgtacacaacgagtcggaaataacggaaattaattataattatttgaattgtcggaaactataaaaaataaaaatttttaaTACAAATacggaaattaattattttatacaaaacgagtcggaaacaaaaaaaaaaaaaaaaaaaaaaaaaactaacgaGAAactctaaaacaaaaaaaaaaaaaaaaaaaaaaaaaaaaaaaaacaatgaatgGGCCAGACGAAGGAAACCTTCGTCCAACACCAAGCCCAGACGAAGGAATCCTTCGTCCAACACCAAGCCCAGACGTCCTTCGTCCAAGCCCAACATTAGACGAGCTTGTTCTTCGTCTGGACTGGGCCTGGGACGAAGAACCCCCACGTCCCAGCCCAGTTCCgtgttatttcttttttttttttttttcaattgctttttcatataaatccgtcacaaattctatcataattccgtctacattcatggcatctatcctaattcgggattcaaacgataataaaacataaatttttaacaaaactaaatcgtaaactaacctcgttactatcttcattgttgaaatcgttgttaaaatcgttcccgttcatgttgttaattacaaaacccgacttttttttttttggtttgaaatattttagtgagacggtgacttgtgttttagtgagacggtaatttcatttctgttttgagacggaaattgcattttggTGAGACCAATATGGAGTCATGatatggagggcaaacttggaattttacgttaattgtcgacgatatttagtaaaaTGTCGACGACGTATAGCAGGACCCTAAGTAAAGGGGTGTTCATTCAGTGATTCAGACAAAAAATCGGACTCGACTGGATCATTTGGTCTTGGACCAAGTCGAATGGACCACGAACCGAATGGATCGAACTTACCTAAGAAAGTTAGAATCTTTGAAATCATAacattattgattttattttctactttaTTTACACATTATAAGatgtgtaaatgtgattaaatctTGTAAGAAGATAACGTTGCTTATTTTGATCCTTACAGACTTCTTAAGTTCTAATTTTATATACTACACCATGTCGATGACAATCATATTTAGTCCATTTGATCCGCTCCAGTCCACGCGTTTTATGGTCCAAACCGGACTGGGccaatattaatatggtccggCCCCGATCCACCTTTTAATCCTTATTTGATCTCCGGTCTAGAGAGTTTAGTCCGGCCCGGTCCGATTGCGGACCGATGAACACCCCTATCTCAAACTCTTAGCTATAAAAGCTGAACGATTTAATAAATCTGACTTTGAGTCTTGAAAGTGATATGAAATTGCTTGACTTGATAGGACTAGGAACCCAAATAGACTCAATGTGACAACCTGTGGTAAAACAATAAGAGTAAACACATATTATGCAGCAGAAAAGAAAGATTTGTAAAAATTCTAAATAAATCTCAAgtgtcactaaacttaaaaccaaGAATTTAAAACAAGTTTAAGATTTTTATTGCAATAAAAGAGCTTTATTAAAATGCAAACACAATCAAGGGTTCTCGATCCCtcgataaaaatacataaataagTCTAGAAGGAGGAGTTCAAATAACGTGTAAGGTCAATTGTTGCTAGGCAACGCTCGCTAACTCACTCGCCTCAAAGCCCCAAGTAGCACCGACCTGCGATGCAACCTGTCATTCAGGAAACACGAATGCCACAGTCATAACATCCTAATTcaacaattatgtaaatgctcaagttaAATTAAGAGTTGATAATAGCGTTAATTGTTTAGGTCTAAAGAcgaccacctctcggccttattgtcaaccatagaacgggttctAGTGAGCTCTCGTATGACTAGACCGGTCTACTAAAACatacttagtctaattcaatttcgtgcctctcgacttataaaagtgaattaacaaatttaatcaaaGATAGTGATCAATTACCAAAGATTAACAAGCgatacaagcatgtgatagaaacgaTTAAACGATATCATAACATCCTAattcaacaattataattactaattatgcATGACTTCCTTATTCCCTAGATAAGGTAAACTACTCATTCATATTGGAAACTACACTAATAAGATATGATATGATAAACATGATGATAAaagaattataattaaatgaataATTGAGAATAAGTAATATGCTAAATGATGATGACATAGACATTAGAAACAATACTTTATGTAATAACTAAGAATGATGATAACATATGATTAGCAAAATGACTAAAGATGAAGTATATGAAAATGCTATGAATAAACTATGATAACAATAAAATGTAACAAACTAATGGCAATATAAAAATGCTAATGATTATGAAAACAATATAACAACGATAATGATGAATGAATTAACGAAGCAAAACTAGAAATGAAATTACAGTAACAAGGAAATAGAACTTGAACAAGAAAGAACATAAATTAGAAACCCAAAACTTGAATGGAAAGCTTGAATTATAACTTGAAATGCTTAagtaaattgtttataacataaaggTAATGCTTAAGAAAATGTAaactattctgaaaactaagagtATTTGTGTGGTAAAGAGTATGAAAAGTGTATGAAGGATAttccctaatgacggattaagcaCTCTTTATATAGAAATAAATGGTGGAACGTAAAATTCATAGGGGAAGgtcaccccgatcggggacaccccaCCCCGATTGGGGATGCAGTAATCCCGCTTTATTGCCTTTAATCCTTAATTAATTAGCAAATGGCATCCAATGTTCCGTGTTAATGCTCCTAAATTCCACAAGTTAGAGCATCATTTGGAACTCTAAGCTTGCAAGTCCACTTGATCATTTTGACTTTATTTGGGCCTCatcttcatttctttacttgtTCATCAACCCATGCTAGTTTCTTCATGCTCGGAATTTCCCAAAACGCCCCTCCATGGTCAAGTCTTGTTTCTTTTAGCCTCGCGAACTTTAGCGCTTGcaaatttgacgggaaaaagctaccgaatgcttcattttctacaaaatacaatgaatacAAGCAAAGACACccagaacacggaattagctcacaaatatactAATAAAAGTGTAATAATCAAAtgaaaccgagctaaaattggtaaaatcatatataaattagACACATCAAACTTTCTCAAGCTAAACCCTTGTGTTGTCTCCAAGCAAGCAAACAATTCCCATCAATTGCATAATTCCCAAACAAGCTAACAAGTATAATGATTCAAATCCCGAAATAATATGGGCATAAGGataatgcaaaaacatggatgagatttacatggcggcgTAGCACGAATGACTTTAAATGAACTTTTCGgcccttgcatgatcttttgactttagACTCTCACGATTCACTCAATACtcatttatatgtgaaaggatttTTATATTAGTAGCACTCACCtgtcctcgactcatgagagtgtgcccgcaatctaatatggtagccatttcaaatcacaagtcaaaacaatcaaatgcaagcatataagaagccaatgggtaagaagaaggcaatAGGCAATGGATAATAAGGGGGATCATATGAAttatggtatgtggagctaagtcaagctagcaacaaccaagtgaaaggatgctcaatcccaattccaaATTAAACCCAATATTTCTATACAAATAATAAGAATACTCTCCAATAATTCATGATAATAACATGAGAGCTTCTTAActcaacttcttcttctttttctttttcaattcatgcttctattttttttcatttcttttcacattttctttcaatctctttcattttttcattttttctttctcttctttttttcaactgtaatactacggattttataggctggtactcgaccgagtatggcctactcggtcaagtagtgtgtgtcgtggagtctgtttggctactgccgaggaacactcggccgagtatgatgaatactcgactgagtagaggatactcggccgagtatactctatactcgatcgagtatccgatctggcgagtaatatttcagcggtttgattcgggagtaattagagattatataatttgataatcagtttctaaaacaccatttacaaacctaatcaaacctacgacgctctaatcactcccaatctctcctctgtgtatgtatggacaatcttagcaatcgcattcaatccttcatcctttcgtcggtaagtctttattctcatgtttgttgatgattaattctagggtttgcctttaatcatgaattgggggaaattgggttttgcagttagtgattggaattatgcgattgttgttgtaggtgacgatgtggtatttgttatgcatttgtatgattgattgcagcgtaagcggattgcgataaggtagggtttccctactcagttactgttaattgatttaatattgtgtttgtgttgtaactgttgttatctgctgatcatcggagtatgggtgttgtggtgacagtggtgatgtggttgtgttatgacggttgtggtgttgtgacagctgtgatgctgtggtgttgggttgattgtggtggagtcacttgcgggagtggcttcacaccctagttcgccctccgtggaacccgtcaccggaggggatgtgcacattaagggacagggttgtcgctcgttgatgagcgggacttaggtggggatgggctgcggtcccccaccagcggagtggattacctgttgcgatgagtaatccggcagggctacacacttcggtgtgtagtcagttactgtagAGGATGttcagccggttacattgtttatttgtcttaccttgattgaatggtactgaccccgtgttgttgttttgtaaaacctgcggtgatccattcggggatggtgagcagattaagacaggtaatgcagatgtttagctatgggagaGTCATgaggagtcatcacttcgagtctagcttccgctgttacgagtttagttgtctttgatttcagttgtattgagttccttacatttttttttattttgagcTGGTCTGAGATTATGTAATCGTtaaaactctttatactttaataaagttattttggattgttgcttttgatatactaacctcgggcaaccgagatggtaacaacctctcatgttagggtagtccttggtaaggtaccttggtatgagagggtgttacaaagtggtatcagagccgacgattccggcacctaaaaccaatgaacccaatgaatttagggagtctaaataaaatgaacccggggagagttgtttggagctactgcaaggacttgggagatgtcccggagtcgcactatggccctcacaaACTCAAGCCGGTCATGGGGGGAACTGTGTTGTGTGTTTATTTGATTCATGCATGTGGTGTGTCGAAATTGAATGCTTGGAACATGTGGTAGAAGGTGTAATGTGTGAAAATCTGTGAAGAACATTGTGAAAG
It includes:
- the LOC141590934 gene encoding pentatricopeptide repeat-containing protein At5g48730, chloroplastic-like; this encodes MASLQGPTFPFPPIPNHRSTPTRTSLTTPRSKPTTRPDPFPEPSNPNPDPSPSSSSSITLSNTQKRWGLSLEKNNSQEAKERKQVINTKIASKKAISVILRREATKAVIEKKKGISSKRLLPRTVLEALHERITALRWESALKVFELLREQLWYRPDSGIYVKLIVMLGKCKQPQKAQELFQAMVDEGCFINHEVYTALLSAYSRSGQFNEAFTLLEYMKNNPNCRPDVYTYSILIKSCLQVSAFDKVSMLLSDMVSQGIKPSTVTYNTLIDAYGKSGKFAEMESVLAEMLCKRHCEPDSWTMNSTLRAFGTTGQIEMMEKCYEKFLAAGIEPNIKTFNILLDSYGKIGDYEKMSSVMQYMQKYHFSWTLVTYSYNVVIDAFGRAGDLKQMEFLFRLMKSEKIKPNCVTFCSLVRAYGRAGKPEKIDSILRIIENTDVTLDTVFFNCLVDAYGRMERFAEMKEDVEMMKSKGCNPDRVTYKSMIKVYSIAGMSTQAKELQNFVRFSEDSKDRG